Sequence from the Rhodococcus jostii RHA1 genome:
ATTGGCGCGGGGGAATCGGACGGCGGGGGACGAGCACGGCAAGCCCTCGTCGTGCCGGTCGGATCGTCACCGAATGCCGGGTCACCCGGTCACCGGTCGAGCGGGACCCTCGGTCGCCCGCCGGGTTACCGGCGGACGACGACGAGGACCCCGTCGGATGAGAGCGTCAGTTCGGCAGCCGGGACGCGGCCGACGTGTCGAGCAGCCACCGGGTCGCCGACAGCCCGCGGGCCCCGGACGCCGGGATCTCGACGGGGGGAGCGCCCGCGATGGCGGCGGCCACGGCCTCGGCCTTCGCGTCACCCGACACGACCAGCCACACCTCGTCGGCGTGCCGGACGGCGGGCAGGGTCAGCGTGACCCGCACCGGCGGCGGCTTGGGGGAGTCCGTCACCGCGACCACGAACCGGTGCTCCTCGCGTACCGCGTCGGTGTCGGGGAACAGCGAATTGACGTGTCCCTCACCGCCCATGCCGAGCAGGTGGACATCGAACACCGGGACCTGCTTGCCTCCGGCGTGCGCCCCGAGTACCTGCGCGTACGCGACGGCGGCCGCCTCCGGATCGTTCTCGTAGATGCCGTCCGCGACGGGCATGGTGTGCACCCGGTCGGGATCGACGTCGACGTGGTCGAGCAACGCGGCCCGCGCCTGCACGTCGTTGCGTTCCGGGTCGCCGGCCGGCAGGAACCGCTCGTCACCCCAGAAGATGTCGATCGCACGCCAGTCGATGTCGCCCGGGTTCTCCCGGACCTTCTCGAGCAGGCCGATCCCGGTGCCGCCGCCGGTGAGGACCACCGACGCCGTGCCGCGGTCCTTCTGGGCGGCGACGACGGTGTCGACGAACCGCTCCGCGGCCTTCGTCACCAGCGTGTCGGTGTCGGGGTGGACCTCTACGTGGATGTCACTCATACGTCACCTTCGTCAGCCCGGCGAGTGCGGTCTCGTAGACCTCGTCGGGGTCGAGTCTGCGTAGCTCTTCGGCCAGGCACTCGCTCGTTTCCCGCCTGCGGAGCGCGACCCGCGCATCGGGCTTGCCGGTGCGGGACAGCGTCGCCGTGGTACCCGTCTGGGGGCGGCTGATGGTCAACGCACCACCGTCGGCGAAGTTGATCTCCACGAACAACGGGCCGACCCGCCGGGTGACCGGGACGTCGACGCGGCTCGCCAACCACCCCGCGATCATGTCGACGGCGGGCTCGTCCACCAGTCCGGACACCACCGCCGACGTGATCGGCGAGTGTGGCGGCTGGTCGACGGCCGAGGTCAGGAGCGCACGCCAGTAGGTGATGCGGCTCCAGGCCAGGTCCGAGTCACCGGACGAGTACGACGCCAGGCGGCTCTTGATCTCCGCAGCCGGATCCGCGCGATCGGTCGCGTCGGTGATCCGCCGGATCGCGAGCTTGCCCACCGGATCCTCGGCGGGAACCTCCGGGGCGGTCTCCGGCCACCACACGACAACGGGAGTGTCTGGGAGGAGGAACGGCACCACCACGCTGCTCTCGTGGTCGGCGAGTTCGCCGAAGAGGCGCAGCACGACGACCTCCGACGCGCCGGCGTCGCCGCCGACGCGGATCTGCGCATCCAGGCGGGGTTCCGCGTCACGGGACCCCCAGGCGACGACGATGACGCGGCACGGATGCTCCCGGCTCGCCTCGTTGGCGGCGTCGATGATGTCCTCCGAGTACTCACTGTCGCGGGTGCACACCACCAGCGTGAGTACTCGTCCCAGGGTCACCGCGCCGCCCGTCTTGCGCAGCTCCACCAGTTTCTTGTTGACCTGTCCGGTGGTGGTCGCGGGAATGTCGGTGATCATCTACGGCCTTCTCCATTCGCGACCGGTGCGGTGCATCATTTCGTCTGCCGACGGCGGGCCCCACGTGCCGGCCTCGTACGGTTCCGGCCTGCCGTCCGCGGCCCAGTGCTCGAGCACGGGGTCGAGGATTTCCCAGGACAGTTCCACCTCGGCGTTCACGGGGAACAGCGAGGGCTCACCGAGGAGCACGTCGAGGATGAGGCGCTCGTACGCCTCGGGCGACGACTCCGTGAACGCCTGACCGTAGCTGAAGTCCATGTTGACGTCGCGGACTTCCATGCTCGACCCCGGGACCTTGGACCCGAACCGCATGGTCACACCCTCGTCCGGCTGCACCCGGATGACGAGGGCGTTCTGCCCCAGTTCCTCGGTCATGGTCTGATCGAACGGCAGATGCGGTGCGCGCTTGAAGATCACGGCGATCTCGGTGACCCGACGGCCGAGCCGCTTCCCGGTGCGGAGGTAGAACGGCACCCCCGCCCAGCGGCGGGTGTCGACCTCGAGGGTGATGGCCGCGAACGTTTCCGTGGTGGAGTCCTTCGAGAACCCTTCCTCCTCCAGCAGTCCGACCACCCGGGTACCGCCCTGCCAGCCGCCCGCGTACTGGCCGCGCGCGGTGGTCTCGTCGAGCGGCTGGGCGAGCCTGGTGGCGGAGAGCACCTTGATCTTCTCCGCCTGCAACTCGGACGGTTCGAAGCTGATCGGCTCCTCCATCGCGGTGAACGCGAGGAGTTGCAGCAGGTGATTCTGGATGACGTCGCGCGCCGCCCCGATGCCGTCGTAGTACCCGGCGCGTCCACCGAGACCGATGTCCTCGGCCATGGTGATCTGGACGTGATCCACGTAGTGGGCGTTCCAGATCGGATCGAACAACTGGTTCGCGAAGCGCAACGCCAGGATGTTCTGGACGGTTTCCTTGCCGAGGTAGTGGTCGATCCGGAAGACCGTGTCCTCAGGGAAGACCTCGTTCACGACCGCGTTGAGCTCACGTGCACTCGCGAGGTCGTGACCGAACGGCTTCTCGATGACTACCCGACGCCACTGGTCGTCGTTCGACTGCGCGAGACCGGCCTCGGACAGCTGCTTCAGGACGACCGGGAACGCGTCCGGCGGAATCGCGAGATAGAACCCGTGATTGCCGCCGGTCCCGCGTTCGCGTTCCAGTGTCCCGAGAGTGTGGGCCAGTTCCTGGAAGGCCGCCGGGTCGTCGAAGCTGCCCTTGACGAAACGCAGGCCCTCCGACAGTCGCTCCCAGACGTCCTCCCGGAACGGGGTGCGGGAATGGTCGCGGACGGCATCGTGGACGATCTTGCCGAAGTCCTCGTCCGACCAATCCCTGCGGGCGAACCCGACGAGAGCGAACCCGGGCGGCAGAAGACCACGATTGGCCAGATCGTAGATGGCGGGCATCAACTTGCGCCGGGCCAG
This genomic interval carries:
- the opcA gene encoding glucose-6-phosphate dehydrogenase assembly protein OpcA, whose protein sequence is MITDIPATTTGQVNKKLVELRKTGGAVTLGRVLTLVVCTRDSEYSEDIIDAANEASREHPCRVIVVAWGSRDAEPRLDAQIRVGGDAGASEVVVLRLFGELADHESSVVVPFLLPDTPVVVWWPETAPEVPAEDPVGKLAIRRITDATDRADPAAEIKSRLASYSSGDSDLAWSRITYWRALLTSAVDQPPHSPITSAVVSGLVDEPAVDMIAGWLASRVDVPVTRRVGPLFVEINFADGGALTISRPQTGTTATLSRTGKPDARVALRRRETSECLAEELRRLDPDEVYETALAGLTKVTYE
- the zwf gene encoding glucose-6-phosphate dehydrogenase, which encodes MSEPAASDDWVNPLRDGRDKRLPRIAGPCALVIFGVTGDLARRKLMPAIYDLANRGLLPPGFALVGFARRDWSDEDFGKIVHDAVRDHSRTPFREDVWERLSEGLRFVKGSFDDPAAFQELAHTLGTLERERGTGGNHGFYLAIPPDAFPVVLKQLSEAGLAQSNDDQWRRVVIEKPFGHDLASARELNAVVNEVFPEDTVFRIDHYLGKETVQNILALRFANQLFDPIWNAHYVDHVQITMAEDIGLGGRAGYYDGIGAARDVIQNHLLQLLAFTAMEEPISFEPSELQAEKIKVLSATRLAQPLDETTARGQYAGGWQGGTRVVGLLEEEGFSKDSTTETFAAITLEVDTRRWAGVPFYLRTGKRLGRRVTEIAVIFKRAPHLPFDQTMTEELGQNALVIRVQPDEGVTMRFGSKVPGSSMEVRDVNMDFSYGQAFTESSPEAYERLILDVLLGEPSLFPVNAEVELSWEILDPVLEHWAADGRPEPYEAGTWGPPSADEMMHRTGREWRRP
- the pgl gene encoding 6-phosphogluconolactonase gives rise to the protein MSDIHVEVHPDTDTLVTKAAERFVDTVVAAQKDRGTASVVLTGGGTGIGLLEKVRENPGDIDWRAIDIFWGDERFLPAGDPERNDVQARAALLDHVDVDPDRVHTMPVADGIYENDPEAAAVAYAQVLGAHAGGKQVPVFDVHLLGMGGEGHVNSLFPDTDAVREEHRFVVAVTDSPKPPPVRVTLTLPAVRHADEVWLVVSGDAKAEAVAAAIAGAPPVEIPASGARGLSATRWLLDTSAASRLPN